One region of Oxalobacteraceae bacterium OTU3CAMAD1 genomic DNA includes:
- a CDS encoding LysR family transcriptional regulator gives MKIPKSTLEQWQVLQAIVECGGYAQAAEALHRSQSSVSYMVAKLQEQLGVELLEIDGRRARLTPNGKALLNKARELLGGAFQLEQLAGSLAEGWEPQVSIAVDSLFPVQLLVQVLREFEPWARHTRVNLEETVLSGSEDALVEKRVDIAIASRIPVGFLGDALMDIDFVAVAHPCHPLHALGRELEMDDLTRNLQIVVRDSGTLNPRDHGWLNTDQRWSVTNPQTRMEMICNGIGFGWLAEHKIQAQLEQGQLKPLPLRVGQRRKMSLSLIVANPEVAGPATCRLANLIRKVVAEGIEPRPLCA, from the coding sequence ATGAAAATCCCCAAGAGCACGCTGGAACAATGGCAGGTGCTGCAAGCGATCGTGGAATGCGGCGGCTACGCGCAGGCGGCTGAGGCCTTGCACCGCAGCCAGTCGTCGGTCAGCTACATGGTGGCCAAGCTGCAGGAGCAACTGGGCGTCGAACTGCTGGAAATCGACGGCCGCCGCGCCCGCCTCACGCCCAACGGCAAGGCGCTGCTGAACAAGGCGCGCGAGCTGCTCGGCGGCGCCTTCCAGCTCGAACAACTGGCCGGCAGCCTGGCCGAGGGCTGGGAGCCGCAGGTCAGCATCGCCGTCGACAGCCTGTTCCCGGTCCAGCTGCTGGTGCAGGTGCTGCGCGAGTTCGAGCCGTGGGCGCGGCACACGCGCGTCAATCTGGAAGAGACAGTCCTGTCCGGTTCCGAAGACGCGTTGGTGGAAAAGCGCGTCGACATCGCCATCGCCAGCCGCATCCCGGTCGGCTTCCTCGGCGACGCGCTGATGGATATCGATTTTGTCGCCGTCGCCCATCCCTGTCATCCTCTGCACGCGCTCGGCCGCGAGCTCGAGATGGACGACCTGACCCGCAACCTGCAAATCGTCGTGCGCGATTCGGGCACCTTGAATCCGCGCGATCACGGCTGGCTTAACACGGATCAGCGCTGGAGCGTGACCAATCCGCAAACCCGCATGGAGATGATCTGCAACGGCATAGGCTTCGGCTGGCTGGCCGAGCACAAAATCCAGGCACAGCTGGAGCAAGGCCAGCTCAAACCGCTGCCGCTGCGGGTGGGGCAGCGCCGCAAAATGTCATTGTCGCTGATCGTCGCCAATCCCGAGGTGGCCGGTCCGGCCACCTGCCGGCTCGCCAATTTGATACGCAAGGTGGTGGCCGAAGGCATCGAGCCACGGCCCTTGTGTGCTTGA
- a CDS encoding H-NS histone family protein, with protein sequence MTTYQEYKAKIAELENLAETARKNEISKAKEQVTAIMREYGLTVADLGAVTKVKPVKTRAPVPTKYRDDATGQTWTGRGRAPKWLEGKDKNQYLIK encoded by the coding sequence ATGACGACTTACCAAGAATACAAAGCCAAGATCGCCGAACTCGAAAACCTGGCGGAAACCGCGCGCAAAAACGAAATCTCCAAGGCGAAAGAGCAAGTCACCGCCATCATGCGCGAGTATGGCCTGACCGTGGCGGATCTGGGCGCTGTGACCAAGGTCAAGCCGGTCAAAACCCGCGCGCCGGTACCGACCAAATACCGCGACGATGCCACCGGCCAGACTTGGACCGGCCGCGGCCGCGCGCCAAAATGGCTCGAAGGCAAAGACAAGAATCAGTATCTGATTAAGTAA
- a CDS encoding LON peptidase substrate-binding domain-containing protein: MSSIPLFPLNTILFPDGHLPLQVFEVRYLDMIKRCIARGEEFGVVSLVEGTEIRVPDKQETLSDAGTMARIVDWTAPLPGLLQISCIGTTRFQVKSAEQLKHGLWMAEVDAVAEDMVVPVPTEQQDVANALGALIRSLQKKQISTAKMPLAPPYRLDEAGWVANRWCELLRLDLEEKQRLLLQENPVLRLELIQDVLSENGLLD, encoded by the coding sequence ATGTCGTCAATTCCCTTATTCCCGCTGAATACAATCCTGTTTCCGGATGGACATTTGCCTTTGCAAGTGTTCGAAGTGCGCTATCTCGATATGATCAAGCGCTGCATCGCCCGTGGCGAGGAGTTTGGCGTGGTCTCGCTGGTGGAGGGCACCGAAATCCGCGTTCCGGACAAGCAGGAAACCCTGTCCGACGCCGGCACGATGGCGCGCATCGTCGACTGGACCGCTCCGTTGCCGGGGCTGTTGCAGATATCGTGCATCGGCACCACGCGTTTCCAGGTCAAGTCGGCCGAACAGCTCAAGCATGGCTTGTGGATGGCGGAAGTCGACGCCGTCGCGGAGGACATGGTGGTGCCGGTGCCCACGGAGCAGCAGGATGTCGCCAACGCGCTGGGCGCGTTGATCCGTTCGTTGCAGAAGAAGCAGATCTCCACCGCCAAGATGCCGCTGGCGCCGCCGTACCGGCTCGATGAAGCCGGCTGGGTGGCCAACCGCTGGTGCGAGCTGCTGCGGCTCGATCTGGAAGAGAAGCAGCGCTTGCTGCTGCAGGAAAATCCGGTGCTGCGGCTGGAGCTGATCCAGGATGTGCTGAGCGAGAACGGCTTGCTGGACTGA
- a CDS encoding TonB-dependent receptor, which translates to MTQTAAAVLCLCFAAGARAEIASTAADSGDAAAAADGKSTPVRPAAVPMQTVRIKGSAASYDARRDDTASKIVVGSEEIQKYGDTSVNDVLKRLPGITVGGAAGRPGGEIRMRGLGAGYTQILINGERAPAGFSIDNLAPDVIERIEVLRAASAEFSTQSIAGTINIVLKKNVKVDQHVLKVSGAKGSKFSSPSASIQMSGKGDNMSYSLGANAWRYMYNRMTPSTETGTDAAGMPNVDRSGTWQDQGRSDGFNLSPRINWTLDGGDTLTSQTFFNLNKFESNSHGRTTVNLAGDEGPNYDRIDNTFNSHNGYGRTDLNWVHKMAEGAKLDMKVGVSKNRNTGKSLQLGGNRDGSPNLYRTVESHSGEIGFSTQGKYSRPMTFGTQAEGSEEAPIEHALALGWDAGFIDRDDTRIQRELPIAGSLPPDNNDEDFSARATRLAFYGQDEWNVTPQWSIYTGVRWEGLQTEIEGANLERVSQRSSVLSPLFQTLFKLPNKKDQVRVALTRTYKAPSTANLVPRRFTSANNSRLDPDRRGNPRLKPEVALGIDASFEHYWGDGGMLSASASIRRIEDYMRQGLVQEGDRWVSTMINDGRAETRGIELEVKFPLRVVMDNAPALDLRASISRNWSEVDSVPGPDNRLDQQVPLSATLGVDYKSPDGMLSTGSSLSFRNGGMARLSETQSAYNSVRRDLDVYALVKLDPQNSLRFAVSNLLAQDYTTQTIYADARGTLNRASVADGETQFRVTVERRF; encoded by the coding sequence CCGAGATCGCGTCCACAGCCGCCGACAGCGGTGACGCGGCCGCAGCAGCCGACGGCAAATCGACGCCGGTCCGGCCCGCCGCCGTGCCGATGCAGACGGTGCGCATCAAAGGCAGCGCCGCCAGCTACGACGCGCGCCGCGATGATACCGCTAGCAAGATCGTCGTCGGCAGCGAGGAAATCCAGAAATATGGCGACACCTCGGTCAACGACGTGCTCAAGCGGCTGCCCGGCATCACCGTCGGCGGCGCGGCGGGGCGCCCGGGCGGCGAGATCCGCATGCGCGGCCTCGGCGCCGGCTACACCCAGATCCTGATCAACGGCGAGCGCGCGCCGGCCGGTTTTTCCATCGATAACCTGGCGCCCGACGTGATCGAGCGCATCGAGGTGCTGCGCGCCGCCAGCGCCGAGTTCAGCACCCAGTCCATCGCCGGCACCATCAACATCGTGTTGAAAAAAAACGTCAAGGTGGATCAGCACGTGCTGAAGGTCAGCGGCGCCAAGGGCAGCAAGTTCAGCTCGCCGAGCGCCAGCATCCAGATGTCGGGCAAGGGCGACAACATGTCCTATTCGTTGGGCGCCAACGCCTGGCGCTATATGTACAACCGCATGACGCCGTCGACCGAGACCGGCACCGATGCCGCCGGCATGCCCAACGTGGACCGCTCCGGCACGTGGCAGGACCAGGGCCGCTCGGACGGCTTCAACCTGTCGCCGCGCATCAACTGGACCTTGGACGGCGGCGACACGCTGACCTCGCAGACCTTCTTCAACCTGAACAAGTTCGAGAGCAACAGCCACGGCCGCACCACGGTGAACCTGGCCGGCGACGAGGGGCCGAATTACGACCGCATCGACAACACCTTCAACAGCCATAACGGCTACGGCCGTACCGATCTGAACTGGGTGCACAAGATGGCCGAGGGCGCGAAGCTGGATATGAAGGTCGGCGTCTCCAAGAACCGCAATACCGGCAAGTCGCTGCAGTTGGGCGGCAACCGCGACGGCTCGCCCAATTTGTACCGCACCGTGGAGTCGCACAGCGGCGAAATTGGTTTTAGTACGCAGGGCAAGTACTCCAGGCCGATGACTTTCGGCACCCAGGCCGAGGGATCCGAGGAGGCGCCGATCGAACACGCGCTGGCGCTGGGCTGGGACGCCGGCTTCATCGACCGCGACGATACCCGCATCCAGCGCGAGCTGCCGATCGCGGGCAGTCTGCCGCCCGACAACAACGACGAGGATTTTTCCGCCAGGGCGACCCGGCTTGCCTTCTACGGCCAGGACGAGTGGAACGTCACGCCGCAATGGTCGATCTACACCGGCGTGCGCTGGGAAGGGCTGCAAACGGAGATCGAGGGCGCCAATCTCGAGCGCGTCAGCCAGCGCTCCAGCGTGCTTAGCCCGCTGTTCCAGACGCTGTTCAAGCTGCCGAACAAAAAGGATCAGGTGCGCGTGGCGCTGACCCGCACCTACAAGGCGCCGTCCACGGCCAACCTGGTGCCGCGCCGCTTCACCTCGGCCAACAACAGCCGCCTGGACCCGGACCGCCGCGGCAATCCGCGCCTGAAGCCGGAAGTGGCGCTGGGCATCGACGCCTCGTTCGAGCACTATTGGGGCGACGGCGGCATGCTGAGCGCGAGCGCGTCGATCCGCCGCATCGAGGACTATATGCGCCAGGGCCTGGTGCAGGAGGGCGACCGCTGGGTCTCGACCATGATCAACGACGGCCGCGCCGAAACGCGCGGCATCGAGCTGGAGGTCAAGTTCCCGCTGCGCGTGGTCATGGACAACGCGCCGGCGCTCGATCTGCGCGCCAGCATCAGCCGCAACTGGTCGGAGGTGGACAGCGTGCCCGGTCCCGACAACCGCCTGGACCAGCAGGTGCCGCTGAGCGCCACGCTCGGCGTGGACTACAAGAGTCCGGACGGCATGCTCAGCACCGGCAGCAGCCTGAGCTTCCGAAATGGCGGCATGGCGCGCTTGAGCGAGACGCAGAGCGCCTACAACTCGGTGCGGCGCGACCTCGACGTCTACGCCCTGGTGAAGCTGGACCCGCAAAACAGTCTGCGCTTTGCCGTGTCGAATTTGCTGGCGCAGGACTACACGACGCAAACCATTTATGCGGACGCGCGCGGCACGCTCAACCGCGCGTCGGTGGCCGACGGCGAGACCCAGTTCCGGGTGACGGTGGAACGGCGCTTCTGA
- a CDS encoding DMT family transporter yields the protein MWHGVLCGLLAGAMWGMVFIVPAFLTSFTALEMACGRYIAYGVIAAGLMLPRLPALLRRLDRGDVVAMIKHALAGNIVYYMLLALGVQLAGVSATSLIIGVLPISVTLMGQKDHGSVPLKQLMLPLLLVAAGIACINIDVFTHDPGHGAPLVDKLLGVLCAVGALLCWTWYSVDNARYLKRNPHFSSGEWSALYGVSSGLIALVIALPMLAVFHADVTGAGAVATGRDWTLFWIVNGLLALGASVIGNHLWNVASRKVPLTLSGQLILFETLFALLYGFIYKQQLPRGLEVAAMALLAVGVMWSVRIHALDDAAGAHAG from the coding sequence ATGTGGCACGGCGTCTTATGCGGTTTGCTGGCCGGGGCGATGTGGGGCATGGTGTTCATCGTGCCGGCATTCCTGACGTCCTTCACGGCGCTGGAGATGGCCTGCGGGCGCTACATCGCCTACGGCGTCATCGCCGCCGGCCTGATGCTGCCACGCCTGCCCGCGCTGCTGCGCCGCCTCGATCGCGGCGACGTTGTCGCGATGATCAAGCACGCGCTGGCCGGTAACATCGTCTACTACATGCTGCTCGCGCTGGGCGTGCAGTTGGCCGGCGTATCGGCGACGTCCCTGATCATCGGCGTGCTGCCGATATCGGTCACGCTGATGGGGCAAAAGGATCACGGCTCGGTGCCGCTCAAGCAGCTGATGCTGCCGCTGCTGCTAGTGGCGGCGGGCATCGCCTGCATCAATATCGACGTGTTCACCCACGACCCGGGCCATGGCGCGCCGCTGGTGGACAAGCTGCTCGGCGTGCTGTGCGCGGTCGGCGCGCTGCTGTGCTGGACCTGGTATTCGGTCGACAACGCGCGCTACCTGAAGCGCAATCCGCATTTCAGCAGCGGCGAGTGGTCGGCGTTGTATGGCGTGTCGAGCGGCTTGATCGCGCTGGTGATCGCACTGCCGATGCTGGCCGTGTTCCATGCGGATGTCACCGGCGCCGGCGCGGTGGCCACTGGGCGGGACTGGACGCTGTTCTGGATCGTCAACGGCCTGCTCGCGCTGGGGGCGTCGGTGATCGGCAACCACCTGTGGAATGTCGCCAGCCGCAAGGTGCCGTTGACGTTATCGGGCCAGTTGATCCTGTTCGAGACCTTGTTCGCGCTGCTGTACGGGTTTATCTACAAGCAGCAGCTGCCGCGCGGGCTGGAGGTGGCGGCGATGGCGCTGCTGGCCGTGGGTGTCATGTGGTCGGTGCGCATCCACGCGCTGGACGATGCCGCCGGGGCGCATGCCGGTTAG